A window of Rhizobium sp. CC-YZS058 genomic DNA:
GAGGTAGCCATCCTCGCTGATGAAGAAGCCAGAGCCCTGCGAGGTCGGGTGCAGACGGCCGGGCTTGCCCTTGTCGCCACGCTCGGCGCGCGGGCCGCCACCATTCGGGCCGCCGCCGTTGGGGCCGCCGAATTCACGGAAGAAGCGCTTCAGCGGATGGTCGTCCGGCAGATCGTCGAAACCGCGGCCGCCGAAATCGAAGGAGAATCCGTTCGAGGCATCGTCGGACACCGGATTGGCGCGGGTGGACACGCGGACGGAGACGACGGCGGGCGACACCGCATCGACCACATTGGCAAAGCCCGGAACGGCGTCGGGGGTCGCGATCTTCACCGGCTCGGCAAAGGACTGGCTGATCGCCGGAAGGCCGGTCGCCAGCATCACGGCCGCCAGACCCGCAACGGTCGAGGCCTTGAGCGTGGTTTTCAGGGTAGAACGGGGGGTTTGGGTCTTGCTCATCCGAGTCACCTTTTTGTCCTTAACGCCTGGCCGAACCCCTTTGAGGCATCGGCCGATGACAAAGAGATAGGGCTTCCGACCTTACGGCGCAGTGACCGGGGAATGAAAACTTCGTAATGTTGTTCCGGTCTTACACCGCCCGGAGGAAAGCCTTCGCGCCTTTGGAGGCTGTCGGATCGAGGCCGCTCAGCGCTCGGGAGCAGTCGACGGCCCGGAGGCCTCGCCCGGCTGCCGCTCGAGAAGCCGGTCGAGCGCATCCTGCTCCTCCGGCGACAGCGGCGTGCCGCGCGCGCTCGTCCCGCGTCGTCTGCGCGCGGCGATCAGCAGCGCGGTGCCGCCTGCAAGCAGCAGCACGGCAGGAGCCGCCCAGAGCACCAGCGTCTTTCCCTCCACCCGAGGCTTCAACAGCACGAACTCGCCATAGCGCGAGACGACATAATCGATCACCGCCTCGTCGCTGTCTCCGCGCTGCAGCCGCTCGCGCACCAGCCGGCGCAGATCCTTGGCAAGTTCGGCGTTGGAATCGTCGATCGACTGGTTCTGGCAGACCATGCAGCGCAGATGCCCCGACAGAACCCGCGCCCGCCCTTCCAGCACCGGATCCGCCAACACCTCGTCGGGGTTGACGGCAAAGGCCGGGGCGGCGGAAAGGGCAAGGAAAAGAGCGAGGACTGCGCCTGGAAAGAAAGACCCCCTCTGGCCTGCCGGCCATCTCCCCCACAAGGGGGGAGAGACCGAGCGGCACCCGCTCGGCCCATCTCCACCATCGAATCGAACTCTGTCTCCTCCAGCGTCGAATTGAACTCCATCTTCGCAGCCTTGCGCAGAGAGGGAGCGACGGTCCCGCCCCCCGGTCTCTCCCCCCTTGTGGGGGAGATGGGCGGCAGCCCAGAGGGGGTCTTGCGGCAGATTGATGCCTTTGCCTTCGGCACCCCAAACGGGCTCATCGCTCGACATGCGCCCCACCCCGCTCACTCCGCCGCAGCGGCTCGCGGCCGCGCTGCGCGCCGGGCCGGCGCGCCGATGCGCAGGCGGCGGTCGCTCAAGGACACCGCGCCGCCGAGCATCATCAGCACCGCCCCACCCCAGATCGCGAGAATCACCGGCTTCCACCAGAGCCGCACGACGATCCCGCCATCGGGCAGATCGTCGCCGAGCGAGACATAGAGCTGGCTGAGCCCGAAGGTGAGAATGCCGGCCTCGGTGGTCGGCATGCGCCGCGCCGTATAGACGCGCTTGGCCGAATAGACATCCGCCACGACGACACCCGTACGGCGGACGGTGAAATGGCCGCGCTCCTCGGTGAAGTTCGGCCCCTGCCCGGGCTTCACCCCGTCGAACACCACCTGATAGCCACCCGCCTCCAGCGCCATGCCGGGCTTCATTTCGGCGATGTGCTCCGTGGCGAAGGCCGAAACGCCGACGATGCCGATCACCGTGACGCCGAGGCCGGCATGGGCGAGCGCCGTGCCGAAGACCGAGCGCGGCAGCCCGGTGAGCCGCCGCAGCGCCACCCCTACCGGAACCCGGCCGAAATTGGCGCGCAGCGCCAGATCGGTCAGTGCCCCGGCCATCATGAAGAAACCGAGCGCGAGGCCGAAGGCTGCCAGGATCGGCCCGCCGCCTTGCGCATAGGCAAGCGCGGCAGCCAGCACCAGTCCGATCGCCGCGGCCGCCATCAGCCGCTGGCCGGCCCCCATCAGGTCGCCGCGCTTCCAGGCGAGAAGCGGGCCGAAGGGCACGGCAAAGAGCAGCGGCAGCATCAGCAGGCCGAAGGTGAGGTTGAAGAAGGGCGCGCCGACGGAAATCTTGTCGCCGGTCAGCGCTTCCAGCGCCAGCGGGTAGAGCGTGCCGATCAGCACGGTCGCCGTCGCGGTCGTCAGAATGAGGTTGTTGAGCACCAGCGCGCCCTCGCGCGAGATCGGCGCGAAGATGCCGCCCGCCTTCAGCCGCGTCGCCCGCAGGGCGAAGAGCGCGAGCGCTCCGCCGATGAACAGGATGAGGATCAGCAGAATGAAGATGCCGCGGCGCGGATCGGTCGCGAAGGCATGGACGGAGGTCAGCACGCCGGAGCGCACCAGAAAGGTGCCGAGCAGCGACAGCGAGAAGGTCAGGATCGCCAGCAGCACGGTCCAGATCTTCAGGGCCTCGCGCTTCTCCATCACCAGCGCCGAATGCAGGAGCGCCGTGCCGGCGAGCCACGGCATGAAGGAGGCGTTTTCCACCGGATCCCAGAACCACCAGCCGCCCCAGCCGAGCTCGTAATAGGCCCAGTAGGAGCCCATGGCGATGCCGGCGGTGAGGAAGGACCAGGCGACGAGCGTCCAGGGCCGCACCCAGCGCGCCCAGGCCGCATCGAGCCGCCCTTCGATCAACGCCGCCACGGCGAAGGAGAAACTGACGGAAAAGCCGACATAGCCGAGATAGAGCAGCGGCGGATGGATCGCGAGGCCGATATCCTGCAGCACCGGGTTCAGATCCTCCCCCTCGCCCGGCGCAGGGATCAGGCGCGTGAAGGGGTTGGAGGTCAGAAGGATGAACAGCGCGAAGGCGCTGGCGATCAAGGCCTGCACCGCGAGCACATTCGCCTTCAAGGAGGCCGGCAGGTTGCGCCCGAACAGGGCCACGAGCGCCGAAAAGAAGACGAGGATCAGCAGCCAGAGCAGCATCGAGCCTTCGTGATTGCCCCAGACGCCGGAGAATTTATAGACGAGCGGCATCATCGAATGCGAATTCGCCCAGACAGTCTGCACCGAGAAATCAGAGGTGACATGCGCATAGGTGAGAGAGCCGAAGGCGATGGCGACCAGGACGAAGCTGGCAGACGCGGCCGCGGTGCCGCTTTCCATCAGAGCCGCATCGCGCCGCCAGGCACCGAAGGCCGGCAGCAGCGCCTGGATCAGGCTGGTCGCCAGCGCCAGCACCAGCGCATAATGGCCAAGCTCGACGATCATCGAATGGTCTCCTTGCCGCCGAGCGAGACGCCCTGCGCCTTCAGCCGATCGGCCACATCCTTCGGCATATAGGTCTCGTCATGCTTGGCGAGCACCGTGTCGGCAAGGAAGGTGCCTTGGTCGCTCATCACGCCCTCGGCCACCACACCCTGCCCCTCGCGGAAGAGGTCGGGCAGGATACCGGTATAGCGAACCGGCACCGTGACCCGCGTATCCGTCACGTCGAAGCGCACCGTCATGCCGCTGCCACGCTCGACCGAGCCGTTGGCCACCAGGCCACCCAGCCGGATGCGCGTTCCGGGCGCCACATGCGCCGCCTGCAGGTCGCCCGGCACATAGAAATAGGCGACCGCCTGGCCGAAGGCGAAGAGCACCAGAAGCACCGCCGCCGCCACGAAGCCGACACCCGCTGCAATCAGGCTCAGGCGCTTCTGCTTGCGGGTCATTGCGCGCGTCCTTCGGGGTTCAGGCCCAGTTCGCCGGCCAGCGCCAGCAATTGCTGCCCTTCGGCCTTGTCTCGGGGAAAGGCGGCCAGCCCGTCGGCGAGTGCGGCCTCCGCCTTGCCGCGCTCGCCGAGCACGGCATAGGAGCGGATGATCCGCAGCCAGCCTTCGAGATTTGCCGGATCGTCTTTGAGTTTCGCCGCCAGGCTTTCGACCATGCCGGCGATCATCTGCCGCTGCTCCGCCGGTGCCATGGCCGCGGCAGAGGCGACATCCGCCGCGCTCGGATTGCCGGGCGCAGCGGAATTGGCTGCAGGCCCGGCCGGCGGGGTCGCCAGTCGCGCCATGTTCTGCTCCACCTGCGCGCGCCAGGGCGCATCGGCCGGCGCTTCGGAGAGCAGCCGCCCATAGGCGGCCCTCGCCTCGTCGGTCTTGCCATCCTGCTCCAGCGCCAGCGCCAGGTAATAGCGGGCACGCGGCTCGCCGGGGTTCATCGTCAGCATCTGCCGCAGCGCGGCCTGCGCGCCCTCCGTCACTCGTCCGCCCGCCTTGGCGATCCGGCTTTCGGCGAGCCCGCCGAGCCGCTGGGGTGTGGGGCCAAGCAGGCGGATCGCCTGGGAAAAGGCGTTCTCCGCATCGTCCAGCCGGCCGCTGCCGTAATAGATGGGCGCCAGCACATCGAAACCCCGGCCATCCTCCGGGTTGTCGGCCAGCCGTTGCTCGGCACGCGCGATGAGAAGGGTGATATCGTCAGCCGGGTTCGCCAGCCGCGCGGCAAGCGGCGCATCGGGCAGCCCGGGGCTGCCGGTCGTCAGATAGAGACAGAGCCCCACCGCAGGAAGAAGCAGGATGATCAGCGCCTGCGCCAGACGATTGGCAGAGGGCCCTGCCTCCTTTGCCTGCGTTCCGGCCTGCGCATCCGCGGAGAGAAGGCGCCGGGCCACCTCCGCCCGGGCGAGCTCCGCCTCGTCCCTCGAGATCAGGCCCTGCGTCAGATCGCGGCCGATCTCGTCGAGCTGGTCGCGATAGACCGCCGCATCATGCCGCCCCTCCACCACAGGCGCCGCGCGGGCGCCGAGCAGCGGCTTGAGCAGGACGATGGCGACGACGGCCGTCATCAGGGCAACGAGGATCCAGAACTGCATGCTGGCTGATTACACCGCGGGTTTGCCGCTTCCAATCGCTATTTCGGCCCTGACGGAGAAGTGAGGCCTTTCGCCGCGTAAGCGATGACCGGCACACCGCTCTGCCTTACAGCGTCCGGAGTGGACGGGTCAGGTGAGCGGAGTCCAGCTGCCGTCGCTGTTGCGGCAGGCCACGCCTCGCGCCACGGTGTCGCCGCTGCCGTCGGTCACGGTATGGCTGTATTGCCGGCAATTCTGCGAGCCGACCTGATAGGGCGCCGTCGCCACCACCGATCCGCGCACCTTGGCGCCCTGCCAGACAACGGGCTGACCGCCCGGCGCGGCTTCAAGGGCGCGGTACTCGGCTTCCAGCGCGCGCTGGCGGTCGGCCGTGCTCAGGGTCTGCCCGGCCCCCTTGGCAATGATCCCGCCCTGCAGCGCCGTGATATAGGCCGCGGAATTGGCGACCCGGCCGGTCGAGGCCAGCGCCGCCGTCGGGCCCGTTCCGCTGCGCGTCCCGCATCCGGCCAACGCCACCAGTGCGAAGCCAAGGCTTGCGAGCATGAGCGGGCGAAGGCGGGCAGAAGGCGGGCAATCGATCATTCCGGTATCCGTCAGGGCGCTGGTCCAAAGGGTGGCTGCCCCTCTTCTGGCACTCCCGGCCGGGCGAGGCAACAGCCGATCGAAGACTGGAAGCCGCAAGCGCCGCTTTCCCGCCTGCCCGAATCGGAGCCGATCGGAACAGGCAACCGCGCTCAGGAGGCCGCCGGCAGAACCAGCCGCGCCTTCAGGCCGCCGAGCCCGCCGCGGGTCAGGCCCAGCGTGCCGTGATATTCCCCGGCGATCTCGCGCACGATCGACAGTCCGAGCCCGGTTCCGGGCTTGCTCTCGTCCAGGCGCCGCCCGCGCTTGATCGCAACCGCGATCTGGTCCGGCTCGAGGCCCGGACCGTCGTCCTCGACATCGATGATGATCCAGTGCCGCCGCCCGGGATCGCGCCCCGTCACCTCCTCGCTGGCGAGCTCGGCCGTCAGCCGCACCTCGCCCGTCGCATAGCGCGCGGCATTGTCGAGCAGGTTGCCGACGGTTTCCTCCACATCCTGCTGTTCCATGGCCAGCACCAGCCCGGGCGGCGTGATGGTCAGCACGAAGGCCTTGTCGGCATGCAGCCGTCGCATCACCCGCACCAGCCGCTCCAGCACCGCTTCCACCTCGGTGCGCGCGAGCACGGATTCGCGCTGCGCGGCGATCCGGGCGCGGTTGAGATAGGACTGGACCTGCATCTGCATCGCATCCGCCTGGTTGCGCACCAGCTCGCCATGCGGCGCCTCCAGCACGCGCGCCTCGTTGATCAGCACGGCCAGCGGGGTTTTCAGCGAATGGGCGAGATTGCCGACCTGCATGCGCGCCCGCTCGATGATGCGGCGGTTGCTCTCGATCAGCGCATTCACCTCGCTGGCCAAAGGCTGGATCTCGCGGGGAAATTCGCCGTCCAGCCGCTCGCTCTCCCCGGCGCGGATCTTCTCCAGCGAGCGCCGCGCCTGGTCGAGCGGCCGCAGGCCGAAGAGGATCGCCAGCGCATTCATCCCAAGCCCGCCAAAGCCGAAGATGGCCAGCGAGACGTAGAGATTGCGGTTGAAGTCGTTGAGGTCCGATTCGAGAACGTCGCGATTGCCCGCCACGCGGAAGCGCGCCGTATGGCCCTGGATATCCAGCACCACCTCGGTCTCTGCCACCTCCACCTCGTTGCCGAAGGAATCGCGCGTCGTGTAGAAGCGCTCGTAGCGAATGTCGAAGGGCACCTCGTCGACGCTCACGATCGGCAGCTTGCCGGAGCCAAGCGAGGTGGAAACCAGCGGCGGCGTGTTGAATTCGCCGATCGGCTCGACGATCCAGTACCAGCCGGTCTGCGGCTGCGAGAAGCGCAGGTCGCCCAGTTGCGGGCTGCCGGCGAGCACCTCCTTGTCGTTGACCGAGATCGAGTTGATGACGTTGTAGAGCTGCGCGCGCAACAGATCCTGGAAGCCGCGCTCCGACCCCTGGCGATAAAGCGTCGAAATCACCACGCCGATCACGACCAGTGCGGCCACCGCCCAGATCGTCGAGACGAGCAGCACGCGGGCCGTGAGCGACTGGAGCCGCAGCATGGTCCTATCGCCCTCCCCGGTCGCGTTGGCTCAAGGCTTGGCGTCCTTGTCGACCAGACCCGGCGCCTGCATGCGGTAGCCGAGCCCGCGCACCGTCTCGATCAGGTCGTTGCCGATCTTCTTGCGCAGCCGGCCGACGAACACCTCGATCGTGTTGGAATCCCGGTCGAAATCCTGGTCGTACATATGCTCGACCAGCTCGGTGCGCGACACCACCTGCCCCATGTGATGCATGAGATAGGAAAGCAGCCGGAACTCGTGCGAGGTCAGCTTCAGCGCCACGCCGTTGACGGTGGCCTTCGAGCCCTTGGTGTCCAGCCGCACCGGGCCGCAGACGATTTCCGAGGTCGCGTGGCCGGCGGCGCGGCGGATCAGCGCGCGGATGCGCGCCAGCACCTCTTCCACATGGAAGGGCTTGGTCACGTAATCGTCGGCGCCCGCATCGATGCCGGCCACCTTGTCGCTCCAGCGGTCGCGGGCCGTCAGGATCAGCACCGGCATGCGCCGCTCGGCGGCCCGCCATTTTTCCAGCACCGTGATGCCGTCCATCTCGGGAAGGCCGATGTCGAGGATGATCGCGTCATAGGGCTCGGATTCGCCGAGATAGTGCCCTTCCTCGCCGTCGAAGGCCTGGTCGACGACATAGCCGGCCTCTTTCAGCGTGTCCGCCAGCTGCCGGTTCAGGTTGACGTCGTCTTCGACCACCAGAATGCGCATGGATGCCGTTTCACCTTCCGCTGGCCGGCCCTTGCGGGGCAGCACGTGTTCCTAAAGCCTGTAGAGACGAAGCGTCATCGCTCCGTCGTCCGACAATGCGACGAAACGAGGCGCAAGAGCAATCCCGCTCGCCCGGCGTTTGCCGGGGGTTGCCGACCCCTCTTCGCCCGGCCCATGTGAACCGCCTACATCGGCACCCGCACCGTCATCTTCTTCGGCCGCCCGCCATTGCCCGGAATGAGCACGGTGATGACGCATTCGCCGTCGCCCGTCGGCTGCACGGACAGCAGCTCGCCGCCTGTTTCGCTCACCACCTGCTGCGCCGCCATGCCGCAATCGTCGCTGACGCGGAGCACACGGTCCGTGCCGTCCACGCTCGACGGCGCGGCGCCCATCAGGCCGGCGGCAAGCGTTGTGACAAGGAGAGGTGAGGACATGACGACACTCTTGGCTTCCGGCCGGCATCCGCCGCGTGTGGCCGAACTTGTAGATGAACCCGTCTGAATGGCAAATGAACGTCTGCTTAAAAGGACCATGCGCCCCAGTGTGGGTGATTTGCACGCCGCACGCAACGCGGAGCCGCGCCGCGATTGCCTCACCCTTATGTGTCCAGACGTGCTGCAAGAGTGGAGGAATCGCGTCACACCGGCAGCGTGGCCGAAGCCGGCAGGCCAAGCGCCACGATCCGCCCGCGCTGGCGGACGCGAAGGCCGAGCGTCGTCTGGCGCGCTCCGAAATCGGCCATCTCCTGCGCCGCAGGATAGAGAAATCGCGGCACGGACAGGTCGATCCGGCGAAGCACGGCGCCGGTGCCGGAGAGGATCTCGAGCCGATAGCCCTCCTCCGCCTCGTCCAGCGGCACCTCCCCATCCGCCCAATCGTCGCCGTCCTGGCGCGTGCAGCGGATCCAGCGGAGCGCGATCGACTGGTCGGACAGCCGCTCCGCCTGGAGGTGCACCGGGGCAAACGGCGTCTGCGCCCGCCGGCCGCCGGCAAAGCGCTGCACCGCCGGCGGCGCTGCCGCCGTGCCCCTCGCCTCGGCAATCCAGTTGAGCGGCCGCCCGGCCTCCGCCGCAGTCAGCCCCAGGCTCTTGACCGCCTGGTTCAGCAGCACGACTGCGGCCCCGCCCGCCGCCCCGGCTGCCATCGCATCCGTGGTGCCCGCGAGACCGCGCAGCAGGGTCGACAGCCGCCAGCGGCCCGCGGCGATCTCCTCCGCCTCCGCAAAGCCGATGATCTCATAGGCTCCGTTCTGTGCCAGAATTGCCATCCGGTTCGCGCCGTTCAATACGGCAAGACGCGGCGCTGCGGCGAGCGCGCCGGCGTAAAGGTCGACCGTCAGGGTCTGGGACCGATCGAAGCGGCCGGTCACACCGGGGCCCAGCGCTGCGGCAAGCGCGCCCATCGTCGCCGGCCGGTCGAGGCCGAGGCGCGACTGATAGCCCTCCGTGAGGGAGGAGGCCGACAGCACCATGGCCCGCCACGGCCGGGCAAAGGCCGCCGCCCGCGCAAAGTCGGTCGCCGCGCCCTCCTTGTAGGCCGGCAGGTCCATCAGCCTCAGAACCGGGTCGAAGCCGGCGGAGGGCTTGCGGCTCTCGTCGCCCGGCAGCCGCCGCGGCTTCAGGCGTCCCGAACCGCCGCGCACCAACGCCCGCGCCTCCACCCGCCGCGTGGCCCCCTCCTCGATCCGCTCGATCAGGTATCGCCCGGCCGGTCCCTGCAGCGGCCCGCCTTCCAGCGTCACCACATCGCCCGGCATCAGCGCGATCTGGCCCGGCGGCAGGGCAAAACGCAGGCGCTCGCGGCCGGCCTGGTGGTCGCGCAGCACCGCCGCCACCGCGTCCAGCGCGGCCGTCTCGTGCAGGGCGCCGGCGATCGAAAGCCGCAGCATCCGATCGTTTGCGGGGCTCGCCCGGTGCGACCGCGCGGTCGCGCGTTCGTAGTTCGCCTCGGGGTCCAGATGGTCGAGCACCGCCTCGCTGGCAAAGTCGCTCTCATGGCCGCGCTCGCACTCGAAATGCGCCGCGCCATCCTCGTCCGCCAGAACCTGGAGCGCGACCGGCGGGGCGGCGTTCTGCAGTCGCGAGGAGAAGACCAGCCGCTCGCCCTGTTCCGTCTGGTCGATGGCAAGCGCCTGCAGAAGTGGCTCGAGAACGTCGCGCGCCGCCGCCACCTCGCT
This region includes:
- the ccmE gene encoding cytochrome c maturation protein CcmE, coding for MTRKQKRLSLIAAGVGFVAAAVLLVLFAFGQAVAYFYVPGDLQAAHVAPGTRIRLGGLVANGSVERGSGMTVRFDVTDTRVTVPVRYTGILPDLFREGQGVVAEGVMSDQGTFLADTVLAKHDETYMPKDVADRLKAQGVSLGGKETIR
- the ccmI gene encoding c-type cytochrome biogenesis protein CcmI, with protein sequence MQFWILVALMTAVVAIVLLKPLLGARAAPVVEGRHDAAVYRDQLDEIGRDLTQGLISRDEAELARAEVARRLLSADAQAGTQAKEAGPSANRLAQALIILLLPAVGLCLYLTTGSPGLPDAPLAARLANPADDITLLIARAEQRLADNPEDGRGFDVLAPIYYGSGRLDDAENAFSQAIRLLGPTPQRLGGLAESRIAKAGGRVTEGAQAALRQMLTMNPGEPRARYYLALALEQDGKTDEARAAYGRLLSEAPADAPWRAQVEQNMARLATPPAGPAANSAAPGNPSAADVASAAAMAPAEQRQMIAGMVESLAAKLKDDPANLEGWLRIIRSYAVLGERGKAEAALADGLAAFPRDKAEGQQLLALAGELGLNPEGRAQ
- a CDS encoding ATP-binding protein, yielding MRLQSLTARVLLVSTIWAVAALVVIGVVISTLYRQGSERGFQDLLRAQLYNVINSISVNDKEVLAGSPQLGDLRFSQPQTGWYWIVEPIGEFNTPPLVSTSLGSGKLPIVSVDEVPFDIRYERFYTTRDSFGNEVEVAETEVVLDIQGHTARFRVAGNRDVLESDLNDFNRNLYVSLAIFGFGGLGMNALAILFGLRPLDQARRSLEKIRAGESERLDGEFPREIQPLASEVNALIESNRRIIERARMQVGNLAHSLKTPLAVLINEARVLEAPHGELVRNQADAMQMQVQSYLNRARIAAQRESVLARTEVEAVLERLVRVMRRLHADKAFVLTITPPGLVLAMEQQDVEETVGNLLDNAARYATGEVRLTAELASEEVTGRDPGRRHWIIIDVEDDGPGLEPDQIAVAIKRGRRLDESKPGTGLGLSIVREIAGEYHGTLGLTRGGLGGLKARLVLPAAS
- a CDS encoding response regulator transcription factor; its protein translation is MRILVVEDDVNLNRQLADTLKEAGYVVDQAFDGEEGHYLGESEPYDAIILDIGLPEMDGITVLEKWRAAERRMPVLILTARDRWSDKVAGIDAGADDYVTKPFHVEEVLARIRALIRRAAGHATSEIVCGPVRLDTKGSKATVNGVALKLTSHEFRLLSYLMHHMGQVVSRTELVEHMYDQDFDRDSNTIEVFVGRLRKKIGNDLIETVRGLGYRMQAPGLVDKDAKP
- a CDS encoding heme lyase CcmF/NrfE family subunit; this encodes MIVELGHYALVLALATSLIQALLPAFGAWRRDAALMESGTAAASASFVLVAIAFGSLTYAHVTSDFSVQTVWANSHSMMPLVYKFSGVWGNHEGSMLLWLLILVFFSALVALFGRNLPASLKANVLAVQALIASAFALFILLTSNPFTRLIPAPGEGEDLNPVLQDIGLAIHPPLLYLGYVGFSVSFSFAVAALIEGRLDAAWARWVRPWTLVAWSFLTAGIAMGSYWAYYELGWGGWWFWDPVENASFMPWLAGTALLHSALVMEKREALKIWTVLLAILTFSLSLLGTFLVRSGVLTSVHAFATDPRRGIFILLILILFIGGALALFALRATRLKAGGIFAPISREGALVLNNLILTTATATVLIGTLYPLALEALTGDKISVGAPFFNLTFGLLMLPLLFAVPFGPLLAWKRGDLMGAGQRLMAAAAIGLVLAAALAYAQGGGPILAAFGLALGFFMMAGALTDLALRANFGRVPVGVALRRLTGLPRSVFGTALAHAGLGVTVIGIVGVSAFATEHIAEMKPGMALEAGGYQVVFDGVKPGQGPNFTEERGHFTVRRTGVVVADVYSAKRVYTARRMPTTEAGILTFGLSQLYVSLGDDLPDGGIVVRLWWKPVILAIWGGAVLMMLGGAVSLSDRRLRIGAPARRAARPRAAAAE
- a CDS encoding cytochrome c-type biogenesis protein: MWGRWPAGQRGSFFPGAVLALFLALSAAPAFAVNPDEVLADPVLEGRARVLSGHLRCMVCQNQSIDDSNAELAKDLRRLVRERLQRGDSDEAVIDYVVSRYGEFVLLKPRVEGKTLVLWAAPAVLLLAGGTALLIAARRRRGTSARGTPLSPEEQDALDRLLERQPGEASGPSTAPER